The Methanosarcina barkeri str. Wiesmoor DNA segment TCCTTTTCAGTTGGTACTAAACTGATTTTTAAAAAGTTTCTCAAGATTTCTCTTTCTTTTAATTCCTTTATAGCATAAGAGATTTCACAAGAAAAAAACATGCTTAGAAGAACAATTTTTATAGTAGGTACTGATCTGTGGAGGGGCACAATGCCCCTCCTTGTAAGAGTTTGCTTACAGAATCTCAAATCAAAAACATTTAATATTTCGGACAACAATTGCCATTTGAAATCTTCATTTAGTGGTATAAGTGGAGGTTTCGTAATAATCACCAGAGAAGGATTGAAAATCCTTCTCAATAAAATTTACGATTTTTTATGACATTAATTAAAATTCAGACGAAAAATTGAATGTACTTTTTTGAGGGGAACTACTAATAACCTTAATAAATGGAACAAATAAGTAATAACCTCTAGTTTGAGAGTGAGTTTAAGAGGACCCTATCTATTATAGACCCCTTGAAAAATGATTAGTTTTTTAAGGGATATTAAACCTTATTTGCCCAATTAAATGTAGTGCCAGCCCTTTCCCCGTTAAGGTACATTCATTAAAAGATCTATTTGCTGTTTAAAAGACTTAAATACTTTAATTAGTAGATTAAACGTTGATTTCCCCTTACTTTTAACATTGAATTTTGTAGGGATAAAAACGACATCAGATGCCTTATTTATAAATAAATATAAGTTATAAAAGAATAAAGTATTTATCTCGCTATCTTCTTGATTTAAAAGAGTATTATAGATTATTTATCTAAAAAATTGATTTTTAGGGTGTACCTTAATTGAGGGAACTCTAAATGCATACTTATTATCCAAAATAAGCATTGTATATCCTTAGTCTTAATACTGATTTGGAAGGACCCTATTCTATTAACTTCCTCATTTATATGCAATCAAAACCTTTCACTTGATTTGATCTTGATACCACCCATAAGTTTCTTTAATTCCATCTTTCAATGACATCCTGGCTTTCCATCCCAATCCATTCAACTTAGACACATCCATCAACTTCCTTGGAGTTCCATCAGGCTTTGAAGTATCATAATTAATCTTTCCTTCAAACCCTACAATCTCTTTTATTAATTCCACAAGTTCACTGATTGTAACATCCTCTCCAACCCCTATATTTACAAACTCTCCTACCTCCGAAAAATCATAATTTTCCATCAAAAACACACATGTATCAGCCATATCATTCACATGCATGAATTCCCTGAGAGGCTTGCCTGTACCCCACACAACAACTTCAGGTTTGTCATTCACCTTCACTTCATGGAACGTCCTTATTAATGCGGGCATCACATGGGAAGTCTCAAGATCAAAATTATCATTAGGTCTATATAGGCAGGTCGGCAGTTTTTCCAAAATTACTAGTTTTTAGCTGTACTTTTAGTGGGGATGATTGTAAATTATGGCGTTAAGAAAAGAAACACCATCAACCCTTCTCTAAATAAAAAAGTAATGAAGCTATACCAGTAAACAAAATCAGAAGAGGAAGAACAAAAAGAAAAATGAAATCGAAAAGCTCTTTAGTTGATAGAACAGTGCAAAAAAGTATTTCCAAGAGATCAAATCAAAGAAACCCATATTTGAGAGTTATATTAGTAGCAATAATGAGATTATGAAAAATTTTGGGATAGATTCGAATTAACTGAAAAATATATCCCTAATATCTTAAATCACACTCTTCCAAGTAATATCCTTGCTGCGTCCCTAATACTTCTCTCCGACGTATATACCGGCTTCCAGCCCAAACTCTTCATTTTTTTAATCCCCAGCTTCATCCTTGGCACGTCGCCTTTCCAACCCCTGTTTCCTCCGGTGTAGATAATTTTAACATTAGAAAGCCCCATCTCTTCCATAACAACTTTTCCAATCTCTGTGGCACTGATCGTATCCTCAGAGCCAATATTGAAGATATTTACCTTTTCATCACTATTCTCTATTAAAAACAATATAGCTTCAACACATTCTGACACATGAAGGTAGGATTTTTCCTGCTTGCCATCTCCAAGGATCTCCAGCATATCGGAATTTTTTTGCAGTTTTTGTATAAAGTCAACGGTAATTCCATGTGTGCTTCGTGGGCCAACAATATTTGCAAAGCGAAATATCCAAGCTTGCATGTCGAAGGTATGAGAATATGAAGTTATAAGAGCTTCACAGGCCAATTTGGAGGCGCCGTAAAGAGATATAGGGATAAGAGGGCCGTAATCTTCTGGAGTAGGGATAATGCTCGCTTCTCCATAAACTGTCGAGGTGGAAGTAAATGCAATCTTTTTAATATGGTTTTTCCTCATAGCCTCCAGAAGATTATAAGTCGCAAGAATATTCTGATTCAAGTGAACTCTGGTATCCGAAGCTCCGAGCCTGACATCTGGATTTGCAGCCACATGGCAAACAAGATCAATGCCTCTACAGGCCTCCTCAATTACATCCTGATCAAGAAGATCTCCCTCTATCAGAGTAAAATTCGGATTTTCAAGATGATCTTCTATGAATTCCATTTTTCCTGAGCTAAGGTTATCAAAAACAGTAACTCTATTCCCTTTTTCTACAAAACGATCTGTGAGGTGGCTTCCTATAAAACCGGCTCCTCCTGTCACAAGTATTTTATTTTTTGCAGGCATTGTTTTATCCCTAAATTTTTGCTTAGTTGTTTAATCCAATTTATTAATCCTAATTTGACAAATTCTGTTTATTAATTCAGTATTTACTTACAAAAAACACATTCTATTGACACGTTAACTTTTAAAAAAATAAAATATATCAAAAAACAATAAACACAAGAGATAAATTTGAAGAGAATACCATTTTTATTCTATCAGTTTCCTCATTTATATGCAATCAAAACCTTTCACTTGATTTGATCTTGATACCACTCATAAGTTTCTTTAATTCCATCTTTCAATGACATCCTGGCTTTCCATCCCAATCCATTCAACCTCGAAACATCCATCAACTTCCTTGGAGTTCCATCAGGCTTTGAAGTATCATAATTAATCTTTCCTTCAAACCCTACAATCTCCTTTATTAATTTTACAAGTTCACTGATTGTAACATCTTCTCCAACACCTATATTTACAAACTCTCCTACCTCAGAAAAATCATAATTTTCCATCAAAAATACACATGCATCAGCCATATCATCCACATGCATGAACTCCCTGAGAGGCTTGCCTGTACCCCACACAACAACTTCAGGTTTGTTATTCACCTTTGCTTCATGGAACTTCCTTATCAATGCAGGCATCACATGGGAAGTTTCAAGGTCAAAATTATCATTAGGTCCATAGAGGTTCGTCGGCATTACAGAAATGAAATTAGTTCCATACTGATGGTTGTAATGTTTGCAGAGCCTTATGCCTGCTATTTTTGCAATTGCATAGGCTTCATTTGTCTCTTCAAGGGAGCCAGTCAATAGATATTCTTCCTTGAGAGGCTGAGGGGCGAGTTTTGGATAAATACAGGAAGAGCCAAGGAAAAGCAGCTTTTCCACACCACATTTGTAGGCAGCATGGATAATATTTGATTCAATCATCAGGTTTTCGTAGATGAATTCAGCGGGATAGGTGCTGTTGGCAAGGATTCCGCCCACTTTTGCTGCGGCTAAGAAGACATATTCAGGCTTTTCCTGTTCGAAGAATTTATTTACAGCTTGCTGGTTTGTAAGATCTAGTTCTTTATGGGTACGAAAAATAAGGTTGGTGTAGCCTTTTGATTCAAGTTTTCTTTTGAGGGCTGAACCTACAAGGCCCCTATGTCCGGCTACGTAAATTTTTGATTCTTTTTCCATTCTATCGCCTTTATTTTAAAAAAATTTTACTTTTTGAGGTACTGTTCTGAAATTTACAAACTCCTGATATCTAATTCTGATTTTATTGACTCTTCCTCAGTTTCCTGACTGGAAGCTAATTTCTCTGCAGGATAACTTTTCAGGACTTCTTCTTCATCGGACTTTACCATCATCTTTACCAGTTCTTCCAGTCTGACTTTTGGTTGCCAGCCAAGTTTTCTTCTGGCTTTTGATGAATCGCCAATCAACATTTCTACTTCAGTGGGTCTATAATACTCAGGATCTACTTCAACTAAGATTTTATTTGTAAGGGCATCGATTCCGACTTCTTCTTCTCCTTTTCCCTGCCAGATTATATCGATTCCGAGTTCTTTAAACACAAGTTCAATAAATTCTCGGACTGAGTGAGTTTCGCCCGTTGCTATAACGTAATCGTCGGGCTCTTCTTGCTGGAGCATCAGCCACATGGCTTCTACATAGTCTTTTGCAAAACCCCAGTCTCTTTTTGAATCAAGGTTTCCAAGGTAAAGCCTATCCTGCATGCCGTATTTTATCCTTGTAGCCGCCATTGTGATTTTTCTTGTCACAAAAGTCTCACCACGGATTGGAGATTCATGGTTGAAAAGGATTCCATTACATGCAAAAATACCATAGGCTTCCCGGTAGTTGACTGTAATCCAGTATGCGT contains these protein-coding regions:
- a CDS encoding GDP-L-fucose synthase, yielding MEKESKIYVAGHRGLVGSALKRKLESKGYTNLIFRTHKELDLTNQQAVNKFFEQEKPEYVFLAAAKVGGILANSTYPAEFIYENLMIESNIIHAAYKCGVEKLLFLGSSCIYPKLAPQPLKEEYLLTGSLEETNEAYAIAKIAGIRLCKHYNHQYGTNFISVMPTNLYGPNDNFDLETSHVMPALIRKFHEAKVNNKPEVVVWGTGKPLREFMHVDDMADACVFLMENYDFSEVGEFVNIGVGEDVTISELVKLIKEIVGFEGKINYDTSKPDGTPRKLMDVSRLNGLGWKARMSLKDGIKETYEWYQDQIK
- the gmd gene encoding GDP-mannose 4,6-dehydratase — its product is MSKVALITGITGQDGAYLAELLLEKGYIVHGIKRRSSSFNTARIDHLYKDPHERNVNFFMHYGDLTDSTNLIRIIQEVQPDEIYNLAAQSHVQVSFETPEYTANSDAIGTLRLLEAIRILGFEKKTRFYQASTSELYGKVQEVPQKETTPFYPRSPYAAAKLYAYWITVNYREAYGIFACNGILFNHESPIRGETFVTRKITMAATRIKYGMQDRLYLGNLDSKRDWGFAKDYVEAMWLMLQQEEPDDYVIATGETHSVREFIELVFKELGIDIIWQGKGEEEVGIDALTNKILVEVDPEYYRPTEVEMLIGDSSKARRKLGWQPKVRLEELVKMMVKSDEEEVLKSYPAEKLASSQETEEESIKSELDIRSL
- a CDS encoding NAD-dependent epimerase/dehydratase family protein; this translates as MPAKNKILVTGGAGFIGSHLTDRFVEKGNRVTVFDNLSSGKMEFIEDHLENPNFTLIEGDLLDQDVIEEACRGIDLVCHVAANPDVRLGASDTRVHLNQNILATYNLLEAMRKNHIKKIAFTSTSTVYGEASIIPTPEDYGPLIPISLYGASKLACEALITSYSHTFDMQAWIFRFANIVGPRSTHGITVDFIQKLQKNSDMLEILGDGKQEKSYLHVSECVEAILFLIENSDEKVNIFNIGSEDTISATEIGKVVMEEMGLSNVKIIYTGGNRGWKGDVPRMKLGIKKMKSLGWKPVYTSERSIRDAARILLGRV
- a CDS encoding NAD-dependent epimerase/dehydratase family protein, whose amino-acid sequence is MEKLPTCLYRPNDNFDLETSHVMPALIRTFHEVKVNDKPEVVVWGTGKPLREFMHVNDMADTCVFLMENYDFSEVGEFVNIGVGEDVTISELVELIKEIVGFEGKINYDTSKPDGTPRKLMDVSKLNGLGWKARMSLKDGIKETYGWYQDQIK